One Thioclava electrotropha DNA segment encodes these proteins:
- a CDS encoding peptidoglycan glycosyltransferase FtsW: MTEMAFGTVPVRAGEPVLPKWWRTIDKWALGAVLALFGLGMLLGLAASVPLAERNGLEPFYYVKRQAFFGVVALGVMLGISMLDPKQVRRLGVIGFVGAFVAVMLLPVLGTDFGKGAVRWYSFGFASIQPSEFLKPGFVIISGWFMAAAHDVGGPKGRLYSFLLMVIIVVALALQPDFGQASLVLFAWSVMYFISGAPIALLTGIGALTVAGGFFAYNFSEHFARRINGFLSTDVDPRTQIGYATNAIQEGGFFGVGVGQGSVKWSLPDAHTDFIIAVAAEEYGLILVLVIIALYATVVIRSLLRLMRERDPFTRLAGSGLACAFGVQAIINMGVAVRLLPAKGMTLPFVSYGGSSVIASGIAVGMLLALTRTRPQGQISDILARRGR, from the coding sequence ATGACAGAAATGGCATTCGGCACCGTCCCCGTGCGGGCCGGTGAACCCGTCTTACCGAAATGGTGGCGCACGATCGACAAATGGGCGCTCGGCGCCGTTTTGGCGTTGTTCGGCCTTGGCATGTTGCTGGGGCTCGCCGCCTCGGTACCGCTGGCAGAGCGCAACGGTCTCGAGCCTTTCTATTACGTCAAACGTCAGGCCTTCTTCGGGGTGGTGGCGCTGGGCGTGATGCTGGGCATCTCGATGCTCGACCCGAAACAGGTGCGCAGGCTGGGCGTGATCGGCTTCGTCGGCGCCTTCGTCGCGGTGATGCTGCTGCCGGTGCTGGGCACCGATTTCGGCAAGGGCGCGGTGCGGTGGTATTCCTTCGGCTTCGCATCGATCCAGCCGTCCGAATTCCTCAAGCCCGGTTTCGTCATCATCTCCGGCTGGTTCATGGCCGCAGCCCATGACGTCGGGGGCCCGAAGGGGCGGCTCTATTCCTTCCTTCTGATGGTCATCATCGTGGTGGCGCTCGCCTTGCAACCCGATTTCGGGCAGGCCTCGCTGGTGCTGTTCGCATGGTCGGTGATGTATTTCATCTCGGGCGCGCCGATTGCGCTGCTGACAGGGATCGGGGCGCTGACCGTGGCGGGCGGCTTCTTCGCCTATAACTTCTCGGAACACTTCGCGCGCCGGATCAACGGCTTCCTGTCGACGGATGTCGATCCGCGCACCCAGATCGGCTACGCGACGAACGCGATCCAAGAGGGCGGCTTCTTCGGCGTCGGCGTGGGGCAGGGCTCGGTAAAGTGGTCGCTGCCCGATGCGCATACCGACTTCATCATCGCCGTCGCGGCCGAAGAATACGGCCTGATCCTCGTCCTCGTGATCATCGCGCTTTATGCGACCGTGGTGATCCGGTCGCTGCTGCGCCTGATGCGCGAGCGCGATCCCTTCACCCGGCTCGCGGGCTCCGGTCTGGCCTGCGCCTTCGGCGTTCAGGCGATCATCAATATGGGCGTCGCGGTGCGCCTTCTGCCCGCGAAAGGCATGACTTTGCCGTTCGTCAGCTACGGGGGCTCTTCGGTCATTGCTTCGGGGATTGCGGTGGGTATGTTGCTCGCGCTGACTCGGACCCGGCCGCAGGGACAGATTTCGGATATTCTCGCCCGACGCGGTCGCTAA
- a CDS encoding FAD-binding domain-containing protein — protein sequence MTAAEPLRIPAATRAAGEDRLTRFAPKMGADYAQGRNFDHGAGRHRDVSQLSPYLRRRLVLEREAVARALDAHGPEAAEKFVQEVLWRGYFKGWLEHRPNVWARYRDGLAQDLAALDDAPDLSARVAEAEVGRSGIACFDAWARELRETGYLHNHARMWFASIWIFTLRLPWRIGADFFYRHLLDGDPASNTLSWRWVAGLHTRGKFYAAEAGNIARYSGGRFAPDPAQLAEVSEGLEAEEPEGLPPVAPLRAPRAPQPGLPTALLITEEDCRVEDFDLSAFDLRGTAILSASHLRSPREVAPHVARFERDALADAAERLRSANVPRLKAADPSALVDWAQSLGVQQIVTPYIPTGPLGDWRERAEAALGGRDIASCELTREWDRVIWPHATAGFFKVKKKLPEILAALGLA from the coding sequence GTGACCGCTGCCGAGCCTTTGCGAATACCAGCCGCCACCCGCGCGGCTGGCGAGGACCGTCTGACGCGGTTCGCCCCAAAGATGGGCGCGGATTACGCGCAGGGGCGCAATTTCGATCACGGAGCGGGACGGCACAGGGATGTCTCGCAACTGTCGCCGTATCTGCGGCGGCGTCTTGTGCTGGAGCGTGAGGCGGTGGCGCGGGCACTTGACGCGCATGGGCCGGAGGCTGCGGAGAAATTCGTGCAGGAGGTGCTCTGGCGGGGCTATTTCAAGGGCTGGCTGGAGCATCGCCCCAATGTCTGGGCGCGCTATCGGGACGGATTGGCGCAAGACCTCGCTGCGCTCGACGACGCCCCCGATCTGTCGGCGCGCGTGGCCGAGGCCGAGGTGGGCCGCAGCGGGATCGCCTGTTTCGACGCGTGGGCGCGCGAGCTGCGCGAGACCGGCTATCTGCACAATCACGCCCGGATGTGGTTCGCCTCGATCTGGATTTTCACCCTGCGGCTGCCGTGGCGGATTGGAGCGGATTTCTTCTATCGCCACTTGCTCGACGGCGATCCGGCCTCGAACACGCTCAGTTGGCGCTGGGTGGCGGGGCTGCATACGCGGGGCAAGTTCTATGCCGCCGAGGCCGGAAATATCGCGCGCTATTCAGGCGGCAGGTTCGCGCCCGATCCCGCGCAATTGGCGGAGGTGAGCGAGGGGCTGGAGGCAGAAGAGCCCGAGGGGCTGCCCCCGGTTGCGCCATTGCGCGCGCCGCGCGCCCCGCAGCCGGGGCTGCCCACGGCGCTTCTGATCACCGAGGAAGATTGCCGCGTCGAGGATTTCGATCTGAGCGCGTTCGATCTGCGCGGGACCGCGATCCTCAGCGCCAGCCACCTGCGCTCGCCGCGCGAGGTGGCGCCGCATGTCGCGAGGTTCGAGCGGGATGCGCTCGCCGATGCCGCTGAGCGTTTGCGCAGCGCAAACGTGCCGCGCCTGAAGGCCGCTGACCCCTCAGCGCTGGTCGATTGGGCGCAAAGCCTCGGCGTGCAGCAGATCGTCACGCCTTACATTCCGACAGGACCGCTCGGTGATTGGCGCGAGCGCGCGGAGGCGGCGCTGGGCGGGCGCGACATCGCGTCATGCGAGCTGACGCGGGAGTGGGATCGCGTGATCTGGCCCCATGCCACAGCCGGGTTCTTCAAGGTCAAAAAGAAACTCCCCGAAATCCTTGCAGCGCTTGGCTTGGCCTGA